The Heteronotia binoei isolate CCM8104 ecotype False Entrance Well unplaced genomic scaffold, APGP_CSIRO_Hbin_v1 ptg000860l, whole genome shotgun sequence genome has a window encoding:
- the RHOG gene encoding rho-related GTP-binding protein RhoG, with the protein MQSIKCVVVGDGAVGKTCLLICYTTNAFPNEYIPTVFDNYSAQNTVDGRTINLNLWDTAGQEEYDRLRTLSYPQTNVFIICFSIASPSSYENVKHKWYPEVCHHCPDVPILLVGTKKDLRANPEALKKLKEQNQLPVTTQQGLSLSRQIHAVKYLECSALNQEGIKEVFTEAVRAVLNPMPAKPKKPCVLL; encoded by the coding sequence ATGCAGAGCATCAAGTGTGTGGTGGTGGGCGACGGAGCCGTGGGCAAGACCTGCCTCCTGATCTGCTACACGACCAACGCCTTCCCCAACGAGTACATCCCCACCGTCTTCGACAACTACAGCGCCCAGAACACGGTGGACGGCAGGACGATCAACCTCAACTTGTGGGACACGGCCGGCCAAGAGGAATACGACCGCCTCCGGACGCTCTCCTACCCGCAGACCAATGTCTTCATCATCTGCTTCTCGATTGCCAGCCCCTCGTCCTACGAGAACGTCAAGCACAAGTGGTACCCGGAGGTGTGCCACCACTGCCCTGACGTGCCCATCCtcttggtgggcaccaagaaGGATCTCCGGGCCAACCCCGAGGCCTTGAAGAAGCTGAAAGAGCAGAACCAGCTTCCCGTCACCACGCAGCAAGGCCTTAGCCTCTCCCGGCAGATCCACGCCGTCAAGTACTTGGAGTGCTCTGCGCTCAACCAGGAGGGGATCAAGGAGGTCTTCACAGAGGCTGTGAGAGCCGTCCTCAACCCCATGCCAGCCAAGCCCAAGAAACCCTGCGTGCTCTTGTGA